Proteins from a genomic interval of Arvicola amphibius chromosome 17, mArvAmp1.2, whole genome shotgun sequence:
- the C17H12orf73 gene encoding protein BRAWNIN produces MPGGVPWSAYVKMLSSSLLAMCAGAQVVHWYYRPDLTIPEIPPKPGELRTELLGLRERHHEPRVSQQ; encoded by the exons ATGCCCGGGGGCGTGCCCTGGTCCGCCTACGTGAAAATGCTCTCCTCCAGCCTCCTGGCCATGTGCGCCGGGGCCCAGGTGGTGCACTGGTACTACCGGCCTGACCTG acgATACCTGAGATCCCACCAAAGCCTGGAGAACTCAGAACGGAGCTCTTGGGACTGAGAGAGAGACACCACGAACCTCGGGTTTCACAACAGTAG